One segment of Campylobacter hominis ATCC BAA-381 DNA contains the following:
- the rpsO gene encoding 30S ribosomal protein S15, producing the protein MALDTAQKAQIVAKFARKEKDTGSSEVQIALLSARIDSITEHMQNNPKDFSSRLGLLKLVGQRKRLMKYLKSTNYGAYSKLVNELNLKDK; encoded by the coding sequence ATGGCTTTAGATACGGCTCAAAAAGCACAAATAGTTGCGAAATTCGCTAGAAAAGAAAAAGATACAGGCTCATCGGAAGTACAAATTGCACTTTTAAGTGCGCGTATAGATTCCATAACTGAGCATATGCAAAACAATCCGAAAGATTTTTCATCACGTCTTGGACTTCTAAAATTAGTAGGTCAAAGAAAAAGACTTATGAAATATCTAAAAAGCACCAATTATGGGGCATATTCTAAACTCGTAAACGAGTTAAATCTAAAAGATAAATAA
- a CDS encoding DHH family phosphoesterase: MKFFHLSHTDLDGYAAQFVSNFYIKNVHNFNSNYGHEIDEKFELILNKLNDEKSLILISDLNLTLSQCEKFSQKIAEKNAKIILLDHHISGIECVKNYSWYFMDSSRCATKIVYDLFSKIFGENDKLHKLVNVVNAADIWLKDDADFELGKVCLGLISGAKELNKVMFANENFEYLQFLISKICGFINIQNAHIALDSAVHSLKKEFFKSSFDDTLGNLISHYVVERLSARKDELSVIYKDKKGILTYNIGSTSIIGNDFLVNNPDIDFFVDITSKKTLSFRANGNADVSLIAKNLVGGGGHINASGGLFGAFKDCNDYTNIKAQFQNLIDQKTKEE, encoded by the coding sequence ATGAAATTTTTTCACCTTTCACATACTGATTTAGATGGCTATGCAGCGCAATTTGTTAGCAATTTTTATATTAAAAACGTGCATAATTTCAATTCAAATTATGGTCATGAAATAGACGAAAAATTTGAGCTGATTTTAAATAAACTTAACGATGAAAAATCACTTATTTTGATAAGTGATTTAAATTTAACGCTTTCTCAATGTGAAAAATTTTCACAAAAAATTGCTGAAAAAAATGCAAAGATTATCTTACTTGATCATCATATAAGCGGGATTGAATGCGTTAAAAATTATTCCTGGTATTTTATGGACAGTTCGCGCTGCGCGACAAAAATAGTTTATGATCTTTTTTCAAAAATTTTCGGTGAAAACGATAAACTTCATAAACTGGTGAACGTTGTAAATGCAGCCGATATTTGGCTTAAAGATGATGCTGATTTTGAGCTTGGAAAAGTTTGTCTCGGACTTATCAGCGGCGCAAAAGAGCTTAACAAAGTTATGTTTGCAAATGAAAATTTTGAGTATTTACAATTTCTGATTTCTAAAATTTGCGGTTTTATAAATATTCAAAACGCGCATATAGCGCTTGATAGTGCAGTTCATTCGCTTAAAAAGGAATTTTTCAAAAGCTCATTTGATGATACTCTTGGCAATCTTATATCTCATTATGTAGTTGAGCGTTTAAGCGCACGCAAAGATGAACTTAGTGTAATTTATAAAGATAAAAAAGGGATTTTAACTTATAATATCGGTTCTACTTCAATTATTGGAAATGATTTTTTGGTAAATAATCCTGATATAGATTTTTTTGTAGATATTACGTCTAAAAAAACGCTCAGTTTCCGCGCAAACGGAAATGCCGATGTTTCCTTAATAGCTAAAAATTTAGTCGGTGGTGGCGGACATATAAATGCAAGCGGCGGTTTATTCGGCGCGTTTAAAGATTGCAACGATTATACAAATATAAAAGCTCAATTTCAAAATTTAATCGATCAAAAAACAAAGGAAGAATAA
- a CDS encoding bifunctional 2-C-methyl-D-erythritol 4-phosphate cytidylyltransferase/2-C-methyl-D-erythritol 2,4-cyclodiphosphate synthase, which translates to MKDITLVLLAAGDSTRFKAPFKKQWIRIGEIPLWQYVAKDLSQKCDFSDIIIVANEKEISYMKKIERNFKYAKGGKLRQNSLANALKKVKSEFVFVSDTARAEISKDLIGRLINECEKFDCVSPFLGVVDTTYLGRNQIDRNDLKLIQTPQISRANLLKKALESNEIFTDDSAAVAFAGGKLGFVEGDEKARKITFTSDLAHFDFTPASGTIFTGNGFDVHAFAKGEFITLGGVKIPCEYSLVGHSDADAAIHALMDAILGACGLGDIGELFPDTDDSFKGIDSKILLQKVVNFVHLLGFKIINADITIIAQKPKISPYKEKMCEILSEILQTSRVNVKASTTEKLGFVGRVEGVAAIASANLGYFDWRKF; encoded by the coding sequence TTGAAAGACATTACGCTGGTTTTGCTTGCAGCAGGAGATTCAACACGCTTTAAAGCGCCTTTTAAAAAACAATGGATTCGAATCGGCGAAATACCGCTTTGGCAATATGTAGCAAAAGATTTAAGTCAAAAATGCGATTTTAGCGATATTATAATTGTCGCAAACGAAAAAGAAATTTCATATATGAAAAAAATAGAGCGAAATTTCAAATACGCAAAAGGCGGCAAACTTCGCCAAAATTCGCTTGCAAATGCCCTTAAAAAGGTGAAAAGCGAATTTGTATTTGTTAGTGATACGGCGCGAGCCGAAATTTCAAAAGATCTTATCGGGCGTTTAATAAATGAATGCGAAAAATTCGATTGCGTCAGCCCATTTTTAGGCGTTGTTGATACCACGTATCTTGGAAGAAATCAAATCGACAGAAACGATTTAAAACTTATCCAAACTCCGCAAATTTCTCGCGCGAATTTATTAAAAAAAGCACTTGAAAGCAATGAAATTTTTACTGATGATAGCGCCGCCGTAGCTTTTGCAGGCGGGAAATTGGGATTTGTAGAAGGTGATGAAAAAGCCCGTAAAATTACATTTACGAGTGATTTGGCTCATTTTGATTTTACACCTGCGAGCGGTACAATTTTTACAGGAAACGGATTTGACGTGCACGCATTTGCAAAAGGCGAGTTTATAACGCTTGGTGGCGTTAAAATTCCTTGTGAATATTCGCTTGTAGGGCACAGCGATGCCGACGCGGCGATTCACGCTTTGATGGACGCGATTTTAGGAGCTTGCGGACTTGGCGATATAGGTGAGCTTTTTCCGGATACTGACGATAGTTTCAAAGGAATCGATAGCAAAATTTTACTTCAAAAGGTTGTAAATTTTGTGCATTTGCTTGGATTTAAAATCATAAACGCCGACATTACGATAATCGCTCAAAAACCTAAAATTTCGCCATATAAAGAAAAAATGTGTGAAATTTTAAGTGAAATTTTGCAAACTTCACGCGTAAATGTAAAAGCTTCAACTACTGAAAAATTAGGCTTTGTAGGTCGAGTAGAAGGTGTAGCGGCAATTGCAAGCGCCAATTTGGGATATTTTGATTGGAGAAAATTTTAA
- a CDS encoding alpha/beta fold hydrolase: MAQNCDETEQNNEKIKQNSKISQILIIHGWGANKELMIKAFAKHFKRFRQIYIDLPGFGKSSISKPLTTKIYAKIVHEFMQKFGEFDAVLGHSFGGKVAAVLNPKNLILLSSAGILEPKPFKVRAKIAFFKLLKNLGLGKFYKLFISKDVAGMSPVMYETFKNVVNEDFSKIFANANPQKCLIFWGEEDRAVSLKSGEKIAKLIKNSKFFKLKGDHFFFLLHPDFITQNIEKEILC; encoded by the coding sequence AATTGCGATGAAACTGAACAAAATAATGAAAAAATAAAACAAAACAGTAAAATTTCGCAAATTTTAATAATTCATGGCTGGGGAGCAAATAAAGAGCTGATGATTAAAGCGTTTGCAAAACATTTTAAGCGTTTCCGTCAAATTTACATAGATTTGCCTGGTTTTGGCAAAAGCTCAATATCAAAACCATTAACTACTAAAATTTACGCAAAAATCGTGCACGAATTTATGCAAAAATTTGGTGAATTTGACGCTGTTTTAGGTCATAGTTTCGGCGGAAAAGTTGCAGCAGTTTTAAATCCTAAAAATCTAATACTTCTTAGCTCGGCCGGAATTTTGGAACCGAAACCTTTTAAAGTTCGTGCTAAAATCGCATTTTTTAAACTCTTAAAAAATCTCGGTCTTGGAAAATTTTATAAATTGTTTATTTCAAAAGATGTCGCAGGAATGAGCCCTGTAATGTATGAAACATTTAAAAATGTCGTAAATGAGGATTTTTCTAAAATTTTTGCAAATGCAAATCCGCAAAAATGCTTGATTTTTTGGGGAGAAGAAGATCGCGCAGTAAGTTTAAAAAGCGGCGAAAAAATAGCGAAACTTATAAAAAATTCGAAATTTTTCAAATTAAAAGGCGATCACTTTTTCTTTTTACTTCACCCTGATTTTATCACTCAAAATATAGAAAAGGAAATTTTATGTTGA
- a CDS encoding Mur ligase family protein — MLNILNFINYFLCIFAVGFYLITVLQWFSYKFERIIFHFTKPLWHIYFLFFPVIIYFASLFTKNGDKFLFVFLVVFYILLILWHKKLDKKLVFTARVKRFFAFLAFFSILIAVSFNLLKADNLPLFSPFILTFLFSYAYEKKEANKFYKMAQKKLANMPDLLIIQITASFGKTSIKNFLFELLKDDFKVQKTPRSVNTLNGIIRDINENLSYDTKIYIAEAGARKNGDIKEITQFLNPQIVLVGEIGAQHIEYFKSIENIRATKLESLSSNRLKHAFLHSTTLLKENETNTIYDKQIANFTANLDGIKLEMKSGEKIFAEILGDFNAQNLAACILIAKFLGINAEKIAKNAKNLHSVEHRLQKIMTNEKFIIDDSFNGNLKGMCASYDLVKNYKSRKVIITPGIVEGTKEMNEILGIKINEIFDLVMITGDLNAEILGAKIDPKKLIFIKDKSKMIEILGAETKADDLILFSNDAPSFI, encoded by the coding sequence ATGTTGAATATTTTGAATTTTATAAATTATTTTCTTTGCATTTTTGCCGTCGGATTTTATCTGATCACGGTTTTGCAATGGTTTTCTTATAAATTTGAAAGGATTATTTTTCACTTTACCAAGCCGCTTTGGCATATTTATTTTCTATTTTTTCCCGTAATTATCTATTTTGCTTCATTATTTACAAAAAACGGCGATAAATTTTTGTTTGTTTTTTTAGTTGTTTTTTATATTCTTCTTATTTTATGGCATAAAAAACTTGACAAAAAACTAGTCTTTACTGCTCGTGTAAAAAGATTTTTTGCGTTTTTAGCTTTTTTTTCCATTTTAATTGCAGTTTCCTTTAATTTGCTTAAAGCGGATAATTTACCGTTATTTTCGCCTTTTATTTTGACTTTTTTGTTCAGTTATGCTTACGAAAAAAAAGAAGCGAATAAATTTTATAAAATGGCGCAAAAAAAGCTTGCGAATATGCCTGATTTACTGATTATTCAAATCACGGCAAGTTTTGGAAAAACAAGTATAAAAAATTTTCTTTTTGAACTTTTAAAAGATGATTTTAAAGTACAAAAAACGCCCCGATCGGTTAATACATTAAACGGTATTATTCGCGATATAAATGAAAATTTATCTTATGACACGAAAATTTATATAGCTGAAGCAGGTGCTAGAAAAAATGGTGATATAAAAGAAATCACTCAGTTTTTAAATCCGCAAATCGTGCTTGTCGGAGAAATTGGCGCGCAACATATCGAGTATTTTAAAAGTATAGAAAATATACGGGCGACAAAACTTGAATCTCTTAGCTCAAATCGTCTAAAACACGCATTTTTACACTCAACTACTTTGCTTAAAGAAAACGAAACAAACACAATTTATGATAAACAAATCGCAAATTTCACTGCAAATTTAGACGGAATAAAACTTGAAATGAAAAGCGGCGAAAAAATTTTCGCTGAAATTTTAGGTGATTTTAATGCTCAAAATTTAGCAGCTTGTATTTTAATCGCAAAATTTTTAGGAATTAATGCGGAAAAAATAGCTAAAAATGCGAAAAATCTTCATTCGGTAGAACATAGACTTCAAAAAATAATGACAAATGAAAAATTTATAATTGATGACAGTTTTAATGGAAATCTGAAAGGGATGTGCGCAAGTTATGATCTTGTGAAAAATTACAAAAGCAGAAAAGTTATCATAACACCTGGAATTGTAGAAGGCACAAAAGAGATGAATGAAATTCTGGGTATCAAAATAAATGAAATTTTTGATTTAGTTATGATAACAGGAGATTTAAATGCCGAAATTTTAGGCGCTAAAATAGATCCAAAAAAATTGATTTTTATAAAAGACAAATCGAAAATGATTGAAATTTTAGGTGCCGAAACAAAAGCCGACGATTTGATTTTATTTTCAAATGACGCACCGAGTTTTATATAA
- a CDS encoding RrF2 family transcriptional regulator has protein sequence MLFTKASEYALLSMIFIARNKEPVGVDAISNELKIPKSFLAKILQDLARDGILQSFKGAKGGFLLAKKPLEISLNEIVQSAEKKQNSIFECSNNRASCPSNKGEICEIWHIFSGIQNKVDAILDNFTLENFIKESNK, from the coding sequence ATGCTTTTTACAAAGGCGAGTGAATACGCACTTCTTTCAATGATTTTTATTGCGCGAAATAAAGAACCTGTCGGCGTAGATGCTATATCAAACGAGCTGAAAATTCCAAAAAGTTTTTTAGCTAAAATTTTGCAGGATTTGGCGCGCGACGGAATTTTACAATCATTCAAAGGCGCAAAAGGCGGATTTTTGTTAGCAAAAAAGCCACTTGAAATTTCGCTGAATGAAATTGTCCAAAGCGCTGAAAAAAAGCAAAATTCCATTTTTGAATGCTCAAATAATCGCGCTTCTTGCCCATCAAACAAAGGTGAAATTTGTGAAATTTGGCATATTTTCAGCGGCATTCAAAATAAAGTCGATGCAATTCTAGATAATTTTACACTGGAAAATTTTATAAAAGAGAGTAATAAATGA